A DNA window from Allokutzneria albata contains the following coding sequences:
- a CDS encoding MCE family protein, with protein MKRRIALVTAALLSLGGCGFGGLYDMPLPGGADLGDRPYQVKVQFRDVLDLVPQAAVKVNDVPVGRVEGVELAPDGWTALVTVSVNGDVVLPANADARLRQSSLLGEKFVELAAPPKGRETGRLVNGAQIPIERTNRNPEVEEVFGALSMLLNGGGVAKLQDITKELNAAMSGNESQLRSLLSNVNVLVKDLDGHRNEITRALDGVNRLSSTLAGQRGNIETALKDLSPGIRVLADQREQLVGMLKGLDKLSGVATDVVKRSKDDLIADLKALTPTLKKLAEAGTNLPKSFELLLTFPFPDAAVAGVKGDYTNLYAKLDLDLGNILDNLGRSRQPLIQLPIPGLDGGRQQADPNPLPRLPLQLPTPAQQQPGTGGILGGLLGGLLGGGR; from the coding sequence ATGAAGCGCCGGATCGCGCTCGTCACCGCCGCACTGCTGAGCCTCGGCGGGTGCGGGTTCGGCGGGCTCTACGACATGCCGCTCCCCGGTGGCGCCGACCTCGGCGACCGCCCGTACCAGGTGAAGGTGCAGTTCCGGGACGTGCTCGACCTGGTCCCGCAGGCCGCGGTGAAGGTCAACGACGTTCCGGTCGGCCGAGTGGAGGGCGTCGAGCTCGCCCCGGACGGCTGGACCGCGCTGGTCACGGTGTCGGTCAACGGCGATGTCGTGCTGCCCGCGAACGCCGACGCCCGCCTGCGCCAGTCCAGCCTGCTGGGGGAGAAGTTCGTCGAGCTCGCCGCGCCGCCCAAGGGCCGCGAGACCGGCAGGCTGGTCAACGGCGCGCAGATCCCGATCGAGCGCACCAACCGCAACCCCGAGGTCGAAGAGGTCTTCGGCGCGCTGTCGATGCTGCTCAACGGCGGCGGCGTGGCGAAGCTCCAGGACATCACCAAGGAGCTCAACGCCGCGATGTCCGGCAACGAGTCGCAGTTACGCTCGCTGCTGTCCAACGTGAACGTGCTGGTGAAGGACCTCGACGGGCACCGCAACGAGATCACCAGGGCGCTGGACGGCGTGAACCGGCTGTCCTCGACGCTGGCCGGGCAGCGCGGCAACATCGAGACCGCGCTGAAGGACCTGTCGCCGGGCATCAGGGTCCTGGCCGACCAGCGCGAACAGCTGGTGGGGATGCTCAAGGGGCTGGACAAGCTCTCCGGGGTCGCCACCGACGTGGTCAAGCGCAGCAAGGACGACCTGATCGCCGACCTGAAGGCGCTGACGCCGACGTTGAAGAAGCTGGCCGAGGCGGGCACGAACCTGCCGAAGTCCTTCGAGCTGCTGCTGACCTTCCCGTTCCCGGACGCCGCGGTGGCCGGGGTGAAGGGCGACTACACCAACCTCTACGCCAAGCTCGACCTGGACCTCGGCAACATCCTGGACAACCTGGGCCGGTCGCGGCAGCCGCTGATCCAGCTGCCGATCCCCGGGCTCGACGGCGGCAGGCAGCAGGCCGATCCCAACCCGCTGCCCAGGCTCCCGCTGCAGCTGCCGACGCCGGCCCAGCAGCAGCCCGGCACCGGCGGAATCCTCGGCGGCCTGCTCGGTGGACTCCTCGGGGGTGGGCGCTAG
- a CDS encoding MCE family protein has translation MSTSARSHDLARLIAFLCVVALVITAGVWFVFLRAPGKRVTAYFSAGVGIYAGGDVRVLGVRVGQVEKVEPQGRVVKVDFRVGDDVDIPATAQALVVNPAVVSDRYVQLAPAYTGGDKLADGAVIPRERTATPVELDEVYASLDKLTTALGPKGANADGALSDLLDTAAKNLDGNGKKLGDTIRNLGAATETLSGSRQDLFGTVDGLQKFTSMLARNDGQVRRFTDQVADVGRFLAEERQNLGASLKELALALTAVDGFIKDNRDKIKSNVDKLSGITKVLVDQRAALAEVLDVGPLALGNLQNSYNGASGTLDTRAHLNELTEPPVVLICKLVRQTTPKQLPQVLADTCDKLAPVVNGVVKLPSVAEVIQALQQGRAPTLPVPLLSPSARGGTPAVPVSPPAGGGR, from the coding sequence ATGAGCACTTCCGCACGGAGTCACGATCTCGCCAGGCTGATCGCCTTCCTCTGCGTCGTGGCGCTGGTCATCACCGCCGGGGTCTGGTTCGTCTTCCTCCGCGCGCCGGGCAAACGCGTGACCGCGTACTTCTCCGCCGGAGTCGGGATCTACGCGGGCGGCGACGTCCGCGTGCTCGGCGTCCGCGTGGGTCAGGTCGAGAAGGTCGAGCCGCAGGGCCGCGTGGTGAAGGTCGACTTCCGGGTCGGCGACGACGTGGACATCCCGGCAACCGCCCAGGCGCTCGTGGTGAACCCGGCCGTGGTCAGCGACCGCTACGTGCAGCTCGCGCCCGCCTACACCGGAGGCGACAAGCTGGCCGACGGCGCGGTGATCCCGCGCGAGCGCACCGCGACGCCCGTCGAGCTGGACGAGGTCTACGCCAGCCTGGACAAGCTCACCACGGCGTTGGGACCCAAGGGCGCCAACGCGGACGGGGCGCTGTCGGACCTGCTGGACACCGCGGCCAAGAACCTCGACGGCAACGGGAAGAAGCTCGGCGACACCATCAGAAACCTCGGTGCGGCAACGGAAACGCTCTCCGGCTCGCGCCAGGACCTGTTCGGCACCGTGGACGGGCTGCAGAAGTTCACCTCGATGCTGGCCCGCAACGACGGGCAGGTGCGGCGGTTCACCGACCAGGTCGCCGACGTGGGCAGGTTCCTCGCCGAGGAGCGGCAGAACCTCGGCGCGTCGCTGAAGGAACTGGCGCTGGCGCTGACCGCGGTGGACGGCTTCATCAAGGACAACCGGGACAAGATCAAGTCCAATGTGGACAAACTGAGCGGGATCACCAAGGTGCTCGTCGACCAGCGGGCCGCGCTCGCCGAGGTGCTCGACGTCGGCCCGCTGGCCCTCGGCAACCTGCAGAACTCCTACAACGGAGCGTCGGGAACGCTGGACACGCGGGCCCACCTCAACGAGCTGACCGAGCCGCCGGTCGTGCTGATCTGCAAGCTGGTCCGGCAGACGACGCCCAAGCAGCTCCCGCAGGTGCTCGCCGACACCTGCGACAAGCTCGCCCCCGTGGTCAACGGCGTGGTGAAGCTGCCGAGCGTCGCCGAGGTGATCCAGGCACTCCAACAGGGCCGCGCGCCGACGCTGCCCGTGCCGTTGCTGTCCCCGTCCGCCCGCGGCGGCACCCCGGCGGTTCCCGTGTCGCCGCCCGCCGGAGGTGGCCGATGA
- a CDS encoding MCE family protein, which produces MKPFRERNPVTVGASGLLVLLLGLLAAFFAEDLPIVGGGTSYRAHFSEAGGLRDGDEVRVAGVKVGKVTGVELEDDHVLVSFRVSDTWVGDRTSAAIKIKTLLGQKFLSLDPQGEQELRPSQVIPRERTIAPYDVTEAFTGLATTLTEIDTDQLAKSFRVISDTFRDTPGEVRGALDGLSALSRTISTRDQQLAALLRNTNQLSKTVSDRNAEFEKLLGDGNKLLEEIRKRRDAIRNLLTGTRTLSKELQGLVVDNKAQLRPALEQLERVTTMLDRNQESLSKSIQLMAPFVRVFANTLGNGRWFDTYICGLLPPSIGPINPEGCRP; this is translated from the coding sequence GTGAAGCCGTTCCGCGAGCGCAACCCCGTCACCGTCGGCGCCTCCGGGCTGCTGGTGCTGCTGCTCGGCCTGCTGGCCGCGTTCTTCGCCGAGGACCTGCCGATCGTCGGCGGCGGTACCTCCTACCGCGCGCACTTCTCCGAGGCCGGGGGGCTGCGCGACGGTGACGAGGTGCGGGTGGCCGGGGTGAAGGTCGGCAAGGTCACCGGCGTCGAGCTGGAGGACGACCACGTGCTGGTGTCCTTCCGGGTCAGCGACACCTGGGTCGGCGACCGCACCTCGGCCGCCATCAAGATCAAGACGTTGCTGGGGCAGAAGTTCCTCTCGCTCGACCCGCAGGGCGAACAGGAACTGCGGCCGAGCCAGGTGATCCCGCGCGAGCGCACGATCGCCCCCTACGACGTCACCGAGGCGTTCACCGGGCTGGCCACCACGCTGACCGAGATCGACACCGATCAGCTCGCCAAGAGCTTCCGGGTCATCTCCGACACCTTCCGCGACACCCCGGGCGAGGTCAGGGGCGCGCTGGACGGGCTGTCCGCGCTGTCCAGGACGATCTCCACCCGGGACCAGCAGCTGGCCGCCCTGCTGCGCAACACCAACCAGCTCAGCAAGACCGTCTCCGATCGCAACGCCGAGTTCGAGAAGCTGCTCGGCGACGGCAACAAGCTGCTCGAGGAGATCCGCAAGCGGCGCGACGCGATCAGGAACCTGCTGACCGGGACGCGCACGCTGTCCAAGGAGCTGCAGGGCCTGGTGGTGGACAACAAGGCACAGCTGCGGCCCGCGCTGGAGCAGCTGGAGCGGGTCACCACCATGCTCGACCGCAACCAGGAGAGCCTCAGCAAGAGCATCCAGCTGATGGCGCCGTTCGTCCGCGTCTTCGCCAACACCCTCGGCAACGGCCGCTGGTTCGACACCTACATCTGCGGTCTGCTCCCGCCGTCGATCGGCCCGATCAACCCGGAGGGGTGCCGCCCATGA
- a CDS encoding MCE family protein → MRGLAGPLTKLVIFATVTVLATGLLAITIANVDLRGATEYSARFTDATSVNEGDDVRIAGVRVGEVRGISVVDRRLAEVRFTVTTGRKLPESVTATIKYRNLVGQRYIALERGAGGAGELAAGTTIPVERTRPALDLTTLFNGFKPLFQALNPADVNKLSYEIIQVLQGEGGTVQSLLAHTASLTSTIASKDKVIGEVIGNLNTVLGTVNQRDAQLSGLVISLQQLVSGLAKDREPIGNAVSALADLTSTTAGLLTDARAPLRNDIAELGKVSKNLADSNDIVEGVLQRMPNKLETISRTATYGSWFNFFLCGASGEVALPVVGKLAVPVLPPTQPRCRP, encoded by the coding sequence GTGAGAGGTCTCGCCGGACCGCTGACGAAGCTGGTCATCTTCGCCACGGTCACCGTTCTCGCGACCGGGTTGCTCGCCATCACGATCGCCAACGTGGACCTGCGCGGTGCCACGGAGTACAGCGCGAGGTTCACCGACGCCACCTCGGTCAACGAGGGCGACGACGTGCGCATCGCGGGCGTCCGGGTCGGTGAGGTCCGCGGGATCAGCGTCGTGGACCGCAGGCTCGCCGAAGTGCGCTTCACCGTGACCACCGGCCGGAAGCTGCCGGAGTCGGTCACCGCGACGATCAAGTACCGCAACCTGGTCGGGCAGCGCTACATCGCGTTGGAGCGCGGAGCGGGCGGAGCCGGAGAACTCGCTGCGGGCACGACGATCCCGGTGGAGCGCACGCGTCCCGCGCTGGACCTCACCACCTTGTTCAACGGCTTCAAGCCGCTGTTCCAGGCGCTCAACCCGGCCGACGTGAACAAGCTGTCCTACGAGATCATCCAGGTGCTCCAAGGCGAGGGCGGTACCGTGCAGAGCCTGTTGGCGCACACGGCATCGCTGACGTCGACGATCGCCAGCAAGGACAAGGTGATCGGCGAGGTCATCGGCAACCTCAACACCGTGCTCGGCACCGTGAACCAGCGCGACGCGCAGCTGTCCGGACTGGTGATCTCCTTGCAGCAGCTGGTTTCCGGGCTCGCCAAGGACCGGGAGCCGATCGGCAACGCGGTCAGCGCGCTCGCCGATCTCACCAGCACCACGGCGGGGCTGCTGACCGACGCGCGGGCGCCGCTGCGCAACGACATCGCCGAGCTGGGCAAGGTGTCCAAGAACCTCGCCGACAGCAACGACATCGTCGAGGGCGTGCTGCAGCGGATGCCGAACAAGCTGGAGACGATCTCGCGCACCGCGACCTACGGCTCGTGGTTCAACTTCTTCCTGTGCGGCGCCTCCGGTGAGGTCGCGCTGCCCGTGGTGGGCAAGCTCGCCGTGCCGGTCCTGCCGCCGACCCAGCCGAGGTGCCGCCCGTGA
- a CDS encoding MCE family protein: protein MRASAGKVRQRLLGVALLAIIALFLTLTVSIYRNAFSSDVLVSLRTDRAGNQLLTESDVKVHGVLVGEVRRVISRGDGAELELALHRDKVDIIPRGVTARLLPKTLFGERYVALVPPQRSNGDHLAAGDVIAQDTSSSAVELERVLSNLMPVLQAVQPQKLASTLGSLSTALQGRGKALGESLVELNDLVRQLNPALPDLKADISKLADVSTVYDKAAPDLLQALADLTVTSKTLVEQRDNLQTLYGTVNAASADLGGFLSANRNNIIGVAKSSRPLLELLGKYAPEYPCLLKSLAELQPRLSKAFGQGTNEPGLHITLEITANRGKYVPNQDEPEYADKRGPRCYDIQPRPEPFPQYPPEGPVKDGSKPPPAARNASDGLLPTGEIDENGNVIPASATTAARGQELGLANSPAEQRYISALLAPSMGRSPQQVPGWSSILLGPMFRGTEVTLK, encoded by the coding sequence ATGAGGGCGTCTGCGGGCAAGGTCCGCCAGCGGCTGCTCGGAGTGGCCCTGCTGGCGATCATCGCGCTGTTCCTGACGCTGACCGTCTCGATCTACCGCAACGCGTTCAGCTCGGACGTGCTCGTGTCGCTGCGCACGGACCGGGCGGGCAACCAGTTGCTCACCGAGTCCGACGTCAAGGTGCACGGCGTGCTCGTCGGCGAGGTGCGCCGCGTGATCAGCCGGGGTGACGGCGCGGAGCTGGAGTTGGCCCTGCACCGCGACAAGGTCGACATCATTCCGCGTGGCGTCACCGCGCGCCTGCTGCCGAAGACCCTGTTCGGGGAGCGCTACGTCGCACTGGTGCCGCCTCAGCGGTCGAACGGCGACCACCTCGCGGCAGGGGATGTGATCGCGCAGGACACCTCGAGTTCGGCGGTGGAGCTGGAGCGGGTCCTGTCCAACCTCATGCCCGTGTTGCAGGCCGTGCAGCCGCAGAAGCTCGCGAGCACCCTCGGATCGCTCTCAACTGCCTTGCAGGGCAGGGGAAAGGCGCTCGGCGAGTCCCTTGTGGAGCTGAACGACCTCGTGCGGCAGCTGAACCCGGCGCTGCCGGACCTCAAGGCGGACATCAGCAAGCTCGCCGACGTGAGCACCGTCTACGACAAGGCGGCGCCGGATCTCTTGCAGGCACTGGCAGATCTCACTGTCACCAGCAAGACGTTGGTGGAGCAGCGCGACAACCTGCAGACGCTCTACGGCACGGTCAACGCGGCTTCTGCGGATCTCGGCGGTTTCCTCTCGGCCAACCGCAACAACATCATCGGTGTCGCGAAGTCCAGCAGGCCGTTGCTGGAGCTGCTGGGCAAGTACGCGCCGGAGTACCCCTGCCTGCTCAAGAGCCTCGCCGAGCTGCAGCCGCGGCTGAGCAAGGCGTTCGGCCAGGGCACGAACGAGCCCGGCCTGCACATCACCCTGGAGATCACCGCCAACCGCGGGAAGTACGTGCCGAACCAGGACGAGCCGGAGTACGCCGACAAGCGCGGACCGCGCTGCTACGACATCCAGCCGCGACCGGAGCCGTTCCCGCAGTACCCGCCGGAGGGGCCGGTGAAGGACGGTTCGAAGCCGCCGCCCGCCGCGCGCAACGCCAGTGACGGGCTGCTGCCCACCGGCGAGATCGACGAGAACGGCAACGTCATCCCGGCGTCGGCGACCACCGCGGCGCGCGGGCAGGAGCTGGGGCTGGCGAACTCCCCGGCGGAGCAGCGCTACATCTCCGCGCTGCTCGCCCCGTCGATGGGGCGCTCGCCGCAGCAGGTGCCAGGGTGGAGCAGCATCCTGCTCGGGCCGATGTTCCGGGGGACGGAGGTGACGCTGAAGTGA
- a CDS encoding MlaE family ABC transporter permease: MLDQLGDQMWFYLRALAWVPRALRRYTRETLRLLAEVSFGSGALAVIGGTIGVMIGLTLFTGTVVGLQGYAALNQIGTSAFAGFISAYFNTREIAPLVAGLALSATVGSGFTAQLGAMRISEEIDALEVMGIPSLPYLVTTRIISGFVAVIPLYVIGLLTSYVAARTVTVNFYGQSAGTYDHYFNLFLPPEDVLWSFLKVLVFSVVIIMTHCYYGYRASGGPAGVGVAVGRAVRTAIVTTALLDFFLSLAIWGTTTTVRIVG, encoded by the coding sequence ATGCTCGACCAGCTCGGCGACCAGATGTGGTTCTACCTGCGCGCGCTGGCGTGGGTGCCGCGCGCGCTGCGCCGCTACACCAGGGAGACGCTGCGGTTGCTGGCCGAGGTCAGCTTCGGCAGCGGGGCGCTCGCGGTCATCGGCGGCACCATCGGCGTGATGATCGGCCTGACCCTGTTCACCGGCACGGTCGTCGGGCTCCAGGGCTACGCGGCGCTGAACCAGATCGGCACCTCGGCCTTCGCCGGCTTCATCTCGGCGTACTTCAACACCCGGGAGATCGCGCCGCTCGTCGCGGGTCTCGCGCTGTCCGCGACGGTCGGCTCCGGTTTCACCGCGCAGCTCGGCGCGATGCGGATCTCCGAGGAGATCGACGCGCTGGAGGTCATGGGCATCCCGAGCCTGCCCTACCTGGTCACCACGCGGATCATCTCCGGCTTCGTCGCGGTGATCCCGCTCTACGTGATCGGTCTGCTCACCTCGTACGTGGCGGCGCGGACCGTCACAGTGAACTTCTACGGGCAGTCCGCGGGCACGTACGACCACTACTTCAACCTCTTCCTGCCACCGGAAGACGTGCTGTGGTCCTTCCTGAAGGTCCTGGTCTTCAGCGTGGTGATCATCATGACCCACTGCTACTACGGCTACCGCGCCTCCGGCGGTCCCGCCGGCGTCGGCGTCGCGGTCGGCCGGGCGGTGCGGACGGCGATCGTGACCACCGCGCTGCTCGACTTCTTCCTGAGCCTGGCGATCTGGGGCACGACCACGACGGTGAGGATCGTCGGATGA
- a CDS encoding MlaE family ABC transporter permease, translating into MTQANPSFPGAGALRETGRMFALGLDTSRAVFKRPFQVREFIQQCWFIASVTILPTALVAIPFGAVIALQLGSLTRQLGAQSFTGAASVLAVIQQASPIVTALLIAGAGGSAICADLGSRKIRDEIDAMEVLGVSPIQRLVVPRVLAAMLVALLLNGMVSVVGVLGGYFFNVILQDGTPGAYLASFSALAQLPDLWISEIKAVVFGFIAGIVAAYRGLNPKGGPKGVGDAVNQAVVITFLLLFFVNFVLTTLYLQLVPAKGM; encoded by the coding sequence ATGACCCAGGCGAACCCGTCCTTCCCCGGGGCAGGCGCGCTGCGGGAGACCGGCCGGATGTTCGCGCTGGGCCTGGACACCAGCAGGGCCGTGTTCAAGCGGCCGTTCCAGGTGCGCGAGTTCATCCAGCAGTGCTGGTTCATCGCCAGCGTCACGATCCTGCCCACCGCGTTGGTGGCCATCCCGTTCGGAGCCGTGATCGCGCTCCAGCTCGGATCGCTGACCAGGCAGCTCGGCGCGCAGTCGTTCACCGGAGCGGCCAGCGTGCTCGCGGTGATCCAGCAGGCCAGCCCGATCGTGACCGCGCTGTTGATCGCGGGCGCGGGCGGCTCGGCGATCTGCGCGGACCTGGGCTCGCGCAAGATCCGCGACGAGATCGACGCCATGGAGGTCCTCGGCGTCTCGCCGATCCAGCGCCTGGTGGTGCCGAGGGTGCTCGCCGCGATGCTGGTGGCGTTGCTGCTCAACGGCATGGTCAGCGTGGTGGGCGTGCTCGGCGGCTACTTCTTCAACGTGATCCTGCAGGACGGCACACCCGGCGCGTACCTGGCGAGCTTCTCCGCGCTCGCCCAGCTGCCGGACCTGTGGATCAGCGAGATCAAGGCCGTGGTGTTCGGCTTCATCGCGGGTATCGTCGCCGCCTACCGCGGCCTCAACCCGAAGGGCGGGCCCAAGGGCGTCGGCGACGCGGTGAACCAGGCCGTAGTGATCACGTTCCTGCTGCTGTTCTTCGTGAACTTCGTGCTGACCACGCTGTACCTGCAGCTCGTTCCGGCGAAGGGGATGTGA
- a CDS encoding ABC transporter ATP-binding protein, translating into MGVEVVVEGLSKSFGKQTIWQDVTLNLPPGEISVLLGPSGTGKSVFLKSLVGLLRPERGKVVINGIDICRCSEHKLYETRKLFGVLFQDGALFGSMNLFDNIAFPLREHTRKTEAEVRRIVLEKMEMVGLIGAEKKLPGEISGGMRKRAGLARALVLDPEIILFDEPDSGLDPVRVAYLNQLIVDLNAQIDATFLIVTHDIGTARTVPDNIGMLFRRELVMFGPREVLLTSTEPVVEQFLNGRRQGPIGMSEEKDAAQAAAELAELRANGGTDVLGGPKGGGGTGIVPQIQPSPGLPVRLAADRRKQRVMGILHTLPPAAREAIIASLTDEERARFGLYATTAQAQQAITQPIPLPTSFDSRPTPYPRNAPQDIGWERGERT; encoded by the coding sequence ATGGGCGTCGAGGTGGTCGTCGAAGGCCTGTCCAAGTCCTTCGGGAAACAGACCATCTGGCAGGACGTCACGCTGAACCTCCCGCCGGGGGAGATCAGCGTTCTGCTGGGGCCGTCGGGCACCGGGAAGTCGGTGTTCCTGAAGTCCTTGGTCGGCCTGCTCCGGCCCGAGCGCGGCAAGGTCGTCATCAACGGCATCGACATCTGCCGCTGTTCCGAGCACAAGCTCTACGAGACCCGCAAGCTCTTCGGCGTGCTGTTCCAGGACGGCGCGCTGTTCGGCTCGATGAACCTCTTCGACAACATCGCCTTCCCGCTGCGCGAGCACACCCGCAAGACCGAGGCCGAGGTCCGGCGGATCGTGCTGGAGAAGATGGAGATGGTCGGCCTCATCGGGGCCGAGAAGAAGCTGCCCGGCGAGATCTCCGGCGGTATGCGCAAGCGCGCGGGACTGGCCCGCGCCCTGGTGCTGGACCCGGAGATCATCCTGTTCGACGAGCCGGACTCCGGGCTCGACCCGGTCCGCGTCGCCTATCTCAACCAGCTGATCGTCGACCTGAACGCGCAGATCGACGCGACGTTCCTGATCGTCACCCACGACATCGGCACCGCGCGCACCGTTCCGGACAACATCGGCATGCTGTTCCGCCGCGAGCTGGTCATGTTCGGGCCGCGCGAGGTGCTGCTGACCTCGACGGAGCCGGTCGTCGAGCAGTTCCTCAACGGCCGCAGGCAGGGCCCGATCGGGATGAGCGAGGAGAAGGACGCCGCGCAGGCGGCCGCCGAACTCGCCGAGCTGCGGGCCAACGGCGGGACGGATGTGCTGGGCGGCCCGAAGGGCGGCGGGGGGACGGGCATCGTGCCGCAGATCCAGCCGTCGCCGGGGCTACCGGTGCGACTGGCCGCGGACCGCAGGAAGCAGCGGGTGATGGGCATCCTGCACACGTTGCCGCCCGCGGCCCGCGAGGCGATCATCGCCAGCCTGACGGACGAAGAACGCGCCCGGTTCGGCCTCTACGCCACCACGGCGCAGGCGCAGCAGGCCATCACCCAGCCGATACCGCTGCCCACCTCCTTCGACTCGCGGCCGACACCGTACCCGCGCAACGCTCCTCAGGACATCGGCTGGGAGCGGGGTGAACGGACATGA
- the rplL gene encoding 50S ribosomal protein L7/L12, with product MAKLSTDELLDVFGEMTLLELSEFVKAFEDKFEVTAAAPVAVAAVAPGAAAGGEAAEEQTEFNVILDSAGDKKIQVIKVVREVVTGLGLKEAKELVEGAPKPILEGVNKEAAEAAKEKLVAAGAAVSIK from the coding sequence ATGGCGAAGCTCAGCACCGACGAGCTGCTGGACGTTTTCGGTGAGATGACCCTGCTCGAGCTCTCCGAGTTCGTGAAGGCGTTCGAGGACAAGTTCGAGGTCACCGCCGCCGCGCCGGTCGCCGTTGCCGCCGTCGCCCCGGGCGCCGCTGCCGGTGGCGAGGCCGCCGAGGAGCAGACCGAGTTCAACGTCATCCTCGACTCCGCGGGTGACAAGAAGATCCAGGTCATCAAGGTCGTCCGCGAGGTCGTCACCGGCCTGGGCCTCAAGGAGGCCAAGGAGCTGGTCGAGGGCGCGCCGAAGCCCATCCTCGAGGGCGTCAACAAGGAGGCCGCCGAGGCCGCCAAGGAGAAGCTGGTCGCCGCCGGCGCCGCCGTCTCCATCAAGTGA